The Paenibacillus sp. FSL R7-0204 genome includes a region encoding these proteins:
- a CDS encoding glutamine--tRNA ligase/YqeY domain fusion protein: MTDNNGPALPENYMDRLIREDVEAGVFSREICTRFPPEPNGYLHIGSAFAIHTNVEIARKYGGRFHLRFDDTNPLKEDKEYAEAIIRDLEWLGCSPGEHIYYGSDYSEEIYRRAETLILKGKAYVCDMTAAEVTAYRGTLTGPGKDSPYRSRTPEENLRLFREMRAGSYPNGAKVLRAKIDMASPNMNLRDPVLYRIIHAAHYRTGVAWCIYPMYDFAHPIQDALEGVTHSLCSIEFKDHRPLYEWVLRELEIPEAPRQREFGRVNLTGVVTSKRYLRELVAGNYVDGWDDPRLPTLSGLRRRGFTPESIRDFVREIGMVRNTAMVDFSLLEHCLRQDLKAKVPAVMAVLDPLKVVLTNYAEGASELLPIPNNPENAELGSREVPFSGTLYIERADFMEVPVKGFRRLVPGGEVRLKGGYIIRCHEVIKDAQTGAVLELRCTYDPETKSGGALSGRKVKGTVQWVSAAHALKSDVYLYEQLLTDNSGPKEEGESWEEYINPSSVTLLTDCLLEPLAGNPQPGDTYQFLRHGYFCIDSRYSTAQKLVFNRIVPLKDTWKGNAATSGEV; encoded by the coding sequence ATGACGGACAATAATGGACCGGCTCTGCCGGAGAATTATATGGATAGGCTGATTAGAGAAGATGTGGAGGCGGGAGTCTTCAGCAGGGAGATCTGCACCCGGTTTCCACCGGAGCCCAATGGCTATCTGCATATCGGGAGTGCTTTTGCCATCCATACAAACGTGGAAATTGCCCGTAAATACGGCGGCCGCTTCCATCTGCGCTTCGATGATACCAACCCGCTCAAAGAGGATAAGGAATATGCGGAGGCAATCATCCGTGACCTTGAATGGCTGGGCTGCAGTCCAGGGGAGCACATCTACTACGGCTCCGATTATTCGGAGGAGATCTACCGCAGGGCAGAGACGCTCATTCTGAAGGGGAAAGCCTATGTCTGTGATATGACGGCAGCAGAGGTAACGGCTTACCGGGGGACCTTAACCGGGCCGGGGAAGGACAGTCCTTACCGCAGCCGAACGCCGGAGGAGAATCTGCGGCTGTTCCGGGAGATGCGTGCGGGGAGCTATCCGAATGGCGCTAAAGTGCTGCGGGCCAAGATCGACATGGCCTCGCCGAACATGAATCTGCGAGATCCGGTGCTGTACCGGATTATTCATGCCGCGCATTACCGCACGGGCGTTGCCTGGTGCATCTACCCGATGTATGATTTCGCCCATCCGATTCAGGATGCGCTGGAAGGGGTGACGCATTCGCTCTGCTCGATCGAGTTCAAGGATCACCGGCCGCTGTATGAGTGGGTGCTGCGGGAGCTGGAGATCCCTGAAGCCCCGAGGCAAAGGGAATTCGGCCGGGTGAACCTGACGGGAGTGGTCACCAGCAAGCGGTATCTCCGGGAGCTGGTTGCCGGGAATTATGTGGACGGCTGGGATGATCCGCGGCTGCCTACGCTCAGCGGGCTGCGCAGAAGGGGATTCACGCCGGAGAGCATCAGGGATTTTGTCCGGGAGATCGGGATGGTCCGGAATACGGCCATGGTGGATTTCTCGCTGCTGGAGCATTGCCTGAGACAGGACCTGAAGGCGAAGGTGCCGGCGGTCATGGCGGTACTGGACCCGCTGAAGGTCGTGCTTACCAATTACGCTGAAGGGGCCTCTGAGCTGCTTCCGATCCCTAACAACCCAGAGAATGCCGAGCTGGGTTCAAGAGAAGTACCGTTCTCCGGCACGCTCTACATCGAGCGGGCCGATTTCATGGAGGTGCCTGTGAAGGGCTTCCGCAGACTGGTTCCAGGCGGCGAGGTGCGGCTTAAGGGCGGTTATATTATCCGCTGCCATGAGGTCATTAAGGATGCGCAGACGGGGGCCGTCCTCGAACTGCGGTGCACCTACGACCCGGAGACCAAGAGCGGCGGTGCATTAAGCGGCCGGAAGGTGAAGGGGACCGTGCAATGGGTCTCCGCTGCACATGCGCTGAAAAGTGATGTATACCTGTATGAACAGCTGCTGACGGATAACAGCGGGCCGAAGGAGGAGGGCGAGAGCTGGGAGGAATACATCAACCCGAGTTCCGTAACTCTGCTCACGGATTGCCTGCTGGAGCCGCTTGCGGGTAACCCTCAGCCCGGGGACACCTACCAGTTCCTGCGTCACGGCTATTTCTGCATCGACAGCAGGTATAGCACAGCTCAGAAGCTGGTGTTCAACCGAATCGTCCCGCTTAAGGACACCTGGAAGGGCAACGCGGCCACATCCGGGGAAGTGTAA
- a CDS encoding ABC transporter substrate-binding protein: MTRKFAFIMATVCTLIIAGCGNSGNTNSAGNGSATNAPNASSESAAPEAGKAPAKDVTIKMFQFKVEIAEQLNALAEEYEKETGVKVEVETHGGGEDYGALLKAEIASGSEPEIFNNGGYTALVPYMDRATDLSNEPWAAQLIPTAKTPATVDGKLYGMPMNVEGYGLIYNKDLFAKAGITEEPKTLPQLKDAVAKLKTAGITPFEATNEWWSMGIHLVNVGMAHQPDPKQFIDDVKAGKQTIKGNAVFKQWLDLVDVIFDNAQDNKMTTDYATQVAEFASGKAAMMLQGNWTQGDIDKIDPALNLGLLPLPINNEEGTILVGVPNNYIVNSKSAHPEEAKAFLNWMVSSETGQKYLTKEFKFIPAEANITADAADIGQVAVAVQEKSASALGWNWDMFPDGVTQGFGAAMQEYLGGQLNHDQLLEKLDKAVQDIVKQ, translated from the coding sequence ATGACAAGAAAGTTCGCGTTCATCATGGCAACCGTTTGCACCCTCATTATCGCAGGTTGCGGGAACAGCGGCAATACGAATTCCGCAGGCAATGGAAGCGCTACGAATGCTCCTAACGCGTCAAGCGAATCCGCAGCACCGGAAGCCGGCAAAGCGCCTGCCAAGGATGTTACCATCAAGATGTTCCAGTTCAAGGTGGAGATTGCCGAGCAGCTGAATGCACTCGCTGAAGAATATGAGAAGGAGACGGGGGTGAAGGTGGAAGTCGAAACGCATGGCGGCGGTGAGGATTACGGCGCGCTGCTGAAAGCTGAGATTGCCTCCGGCTCTGAGCCTGAGATTTTCAATAACGGCGGGTATACAGCCCTTGTTCCTTATATGGACCGCGCCACTGACCTGAGCAATGAGCCTTGGGCCGCCCAGCTGATCCCAACTGCCAAGACACCGGCAACCGTAGACGGCAAGCTCTATGGCATGCCTATGAATGTAGAAGGCTACGGGCTGATCTACAACAAGGATCTGTTCGCCAAAGCCGGGATAACGGAAGAGCCCAAGACACTCCCGCAGCTCAAGGATGCCGTAGCCAAGCTGAAGACCGCCGGCATCACGCCGTTTGAAGCGACCAATGAGTGGTGGTCCATGGGGATTCACCTTGTTAACGTGGGCATGGCGCACCAGCCTGATCCGAAGCAGTTCATTGACGATGTCAAGGCAGGCAAACAGACCATCAAGGGCAATGCCGTCTTCAAGCAATGGCTGGATCTGGTCGATGTGATCTTCGATAATGCCCAGGACAACAAGATGACTACCGATTACGCGACCCAGGTGGCTGAATTCGCCTCCGGCAAGGCCGCCATGATGCTGCAGGGGAACTGGACGCAAGGCGATATCGACAAAATCGATCCGGCTCTGAACCTGGGCCTCCTCCCGCTCCCGATCAATAACGAAGAAGGCACCATCCTGGTAGGCGTGCCTAACAACTATATCGTAAACAGCAAATCCGCACATCCGGAGGAAGCCAAGGCCTTCCTGAACTGGATGGTCAGCTCGGAAACGGGCCAGAAGTATCTGACCAAGGAATTCAAGTTCATCCCGGCGGAAGCAAATATCACCGCAGATGCCGCTGATATCGGCCAGGTCGCCGTTGCCGTGCAGGAGAAGTCTGCGAGCGCGCTGGGCTGGAACTGGGATATGTTCCCTGACGGCGTCACCCAGGGCTTCGGCGCAGCCATGCAGGAATACCTCGGCGGCCAGCTGAATCATGACCAGCTACTGGAGAAGCTGGATAAAGCGGTGCAGGATATTGTGAAGCAATAG
- a CDS encoding sensor histidine kinase, producing MFKNSIRTRLMALVLLASVIPSGISVTFSYLYTRQSVTDQSVKQNTKLLTLGEANLRSYFSGMNQQAMSLYSGINVPSSFYTTLLTAKSPALAPPGTILPDTRAIISTQLYNLFLSDRNTYQIHLYVRAARQSNLLLKGFFRREDNAGYTAKEQAGGTYRPYLEVTHMDHQYGVKSGFPNLKPGSVPVFTAHFPIYRTPSDSVLADLSIDYTLGELEGIVESMYNSDTERLYVLNEQGEALFASGTDWIGKPVEAGWSRLPAEQDSGHFAWKKDGFQGIVMFKQIKAPLFSGSIIKLVPYEDLYTDARVITRFNMGIGLLFLLIGGISAVLISIGFTRPIKKLIHFTQKVQTGQLDAHMDAEREDEFGLLTRKITGMTRTINELIVKEYRLELANKTNQLKALQAQVNPHFLYNALQSIASLSLRYNAPKVYDLIYSLGSMMRYSMNTERTRVPLRDEIEHVQNYMILQTERFGEENLRLVVQAGPEALELILPKMILQPIVENIFKHAFADGISGGLIQIECRLEGAARLVLAVIDNGRGMSPERLEEITACLRGSSQQGQEEIGLYNVLARLRLQFGSAAEMLLKNNEDGQGLTVTLIIPLEEIGG from the coding sequence ATGTTCAAGAACAGCATCCGTACACGGCTGATGGCCTTAGTGCTGCTGGCGTCAGTGATCCCGTCAGGCATCTCTGTGACCTTCTCTTATCTCTATACGAGGCAGTCGGTTACGGACCAGTCCGTAAAGCAGAATACGAAGCTGCTGACGCTGGGGGAGGCGAATCTCCGGAGTTATTTCAGCGGCATGAACCAGCAGGCGATGTCGCTCTACAGCGGGATCAATGTTCCCAGCTCCTTCTACACCACTCTGCTTACCGCCAAAAGCCCCGCCCTGGCCCCGCCCGGCACCATACTGCCGGACACCCGGGCTATCATCTCCACCCAGCTGTACAATCTGTTCCTCTCCGACCGTAATACGTATCAGATTCATCTGTATGTGAGGGCCGCCAGGCAGTCCAATCTGCTGCTTAAGGGATTTTTCCGCCGTGAGGATAATGCAGGCTATACTGCGAAGGAGCAGGCCGGAGGGACTTACCGCCCTTATCTCGAAGTGACGCATATGGATCATCAGTACGGAGTGAAGTCCGGCTTTCCCAATCTGAAGCCAGGGAGCGTGCCGGTCTTCACGGCCCATTTCCCCATCTACCGGACCCCTAGTGACAGCGTACTGGCAGATCTGTCGATCGATTATACGCTGGGGGAGCTGGAGGGGATTGTGGAGTCGATGTACAATTCGGACACTGAGCGCCTGTATGTGCTGAATGAGCAAGGCGAGGCGCTGTTTGCCTCGGGTACGGACTGGATCGGGAAGCCGGTCGAGGCAGGCTGGAGCCGTCTCCCCGCAGAGCAGGACAGCGGGCATTTCGCCTGGAAGAAGGACGGCTTCCAGGGGATCGTAATGTTCAAGCAGATCAAGGCCCCTTTGTTCAGCGGAAGCATTATCAAGCTGGTGCCCTATGAAGATCTCTATACGGACGCAAGGGTGATTACCCGGTTCAATATGGGCATCGGACTGCTGTTCCTGCTGATAGGGGGCATCAGTGCCGTGCTGATCTCCATCGGCTTCACCCGTCCGATCAAGAAGCTGATTCACTTCACGCAGAAGGTGCAGACCGGCCAGCTGGATGCGCATATGGATGCCGAGCGGGAGGACGAGTTCGGGCTCCTCACCCGCAAGATCACCGGCATGACCCGCACGATCAATGAGCTGATCGTCAAGGAATACCGGCTGGAGCTGGCGAACAAGACGAATCAGCTGAAGGCGCTGCAGGCCCAGGTGAACCCGCATTTTCTCTACAATGCGCTGCAATCCATCGCCAGCCTGTCCTTGCGCTATAATGCGCCGAAGGTGTATGATCTCATCTATTCCCTGGGCAGTATGATGCGTTATTCGATGAATACCGAGCGGACCCGGGTGCCGCTGCGGGATGAGATTGAGCATGTGCAGAACTATATGATTCTCCAGACGGAGCGGTTCGGCGAAGAGAATCTGCGGCTTGTGGTTCAGGCGGGACCGGAGGCGCTGGAGCTGATCCTGCCGAAGATGATCCTGCAGCCGATTGTGGAGAATATCTTCAAGCATGCCTTCGCTGACGGCATAAGCGGAGGGCTGATCCAGATCGAGTGCAGGCTGGAGGGAGCGGCCAGGCTGGTGCTTGCCGTCATTGATAACGGCCGGGGCATGAGCCCGGAGCGGCTGGAGGAGATTACGGCCTGCCTCAGAGGCAGCAGCCAGCAAGGCCAGGAGGAGATCGGCCTGTACAATGTGCTGGCCCGGCTGCGGCTCCAGTTCGGCAGCGCAGCGGAGATGCTGCTTAAGAATAATGAAGACGGCCAGGGGCTTACCGTTACGCTGATTATTCCGCTGGAGGAGATCGGCGGTTAA
- a CDS encoding carbohydrate ABC transporter permease: MRKTLGIQRGWGQQIVFLGPCLLFFLTIVVTPFFLGFYYSSTDWNGLDLDKAVWTGAANWKRIFMNDDKFWESLVFTLRFTVISVVAANVLALLLAFILMTTLKTKKLLRTVFFMPNVIGGILLGYIWQFIFTKGFATIGELTGISFFQLPWLGTPSTGFWGLVIVFVWQTAGYMMVIYIAGLAGIPKDLIEAARIDGARAPQLFKSVYIPLIMPAITICLFLTTSNAFKMFDLNLSLTKGGPGTSTQSLAYNIYAEALINNRYGLGTAKALLFFAAVSLITVTQVWLTKRKEVSA, from the coding sequence ATGAGAAAAACTCTAGGTATACAGCGCGGCTGGGGACAGCAAATCGTATTTCTCGGCCCCTGTCTGCTCTTTTTCCTGACCATTGTGGTCACCCCGTTCTTCCTCGGCTTCTACTACTCCTCCACGGACTGGAACGGGCTGGATCTGGACAAAGCGGTCTGGACCGGCGCGGCCAACTGGAAACGGATTTTCATGAATGACGATAAGTTCTGGGAGTCCCTGGTCTTCACCCTGCGTTTCACCGTGATCTCAGTTGTGGCTGCCAACGTGCTTGCGCTGCTCCTGGCCTTCATTCTAATGACGACGCTGAAGACGAAGAAGCTGCTCCGTACCGTCTTTTTCATGCCCAATGTGATCGGCGGCATTCTGCTCGGCTACATCTGGCAGTTCATCTTCACCAAGGGCTTCGCTACAATCGGTGAGCTGACCGGGATTTCATTCTTCCAGCTGCCCTGGCTGGGGACGCCAAGCACCGGGTTCTGGGGTCTGGTGATCGTGTTCGTCTGGCAGACGGCCGGTTATATGATGGTCATCTATATCGCCGGGCTGGCCGGGATTCCGAAGGATCTCATTGAAGCTGCCCGCATAGACGGTGCCCGCGCTCCGCAGCTGTTCAAGAGCGTCTACATCCCGCTGATTATGCCGGCGATTACCATCTGCCTGTTCCTGACGACCTCCAATGCCTTCAAAATGTTCGACCTCAACCTGTCGCTGACCAAAGGCGGACCGGGCACCTCGACCCAGTCGCTGGCCTATAACATCTATGCGGAGGCGCTGATCAACAACCGGTATGGCCTGGGTACAGCCAAAGCGCTGCTCTTCTTCGCCGCCGTCTCCCTGATCACCGTCACCCAGGTCTGGCTTACCAAACGAAAAGAGGTGTCCGCCTAA
- a CDS encoding carbohydrate ABC transporter permease — MNSSRYRPGNFVLEIAAILLAIVFLSPFYLVLSNSVKGLKDILIDAASWPQVFHWSNYSKVWDAINFPQAFFNSLTITILSVIFIVLFSSMAAYQIVRKPTRFNSFVFLLLVSAMIIPFQSLMLQLVRVTSLLELRGELYGIVACYLGFGMPLSVFLFHGFIKTVPLELEEAARVDGSNPYGVFFRIVFPLLLPIIVTVIILNTLWIWNDYLLPVLVIGGNKDLTTLPVAVTKFFGQYTKKWDLALAGLVMAITPILLFFLSLQRYIVEGVTAGSIKG, encoded by the coding sequence ATGAACAGCAGCCGCTACCGCCCGGGCAACTTCGTTCTGGAAATTGCCGCCATTCTGCTGGCTATTGTCTTCCTGTCACCGTTCTATCTGGTCCTGAGCAACTCGGTTAAGGGGCTGAAGGACATCCTGATCGATGCCGCTTCCTGGCCGCAGGTGTTCCACTGGAGTAACTATTCCAAGGTCTGGGATGCCATTAACTTCCCGCAGGCCTTCTTCAACTCTCTGACAATTACGATTCTAAGTGTAATCTTCATCGTCCTGTTCAGCTCGATGGCCGCTTATCAGATTGTGCGCAAGCCGACGCGCTTCAATTCCTTCGTGTTCCTGCTGCTGGTCTCGGCGATGATCATCCCGTTCCAGTCGCTCATGCTGCAGTTGGTCCGGGTGACCAGCCTGCTGGAGCTGCGCGGCGAGCTGTACGGCATCGTGGCCTGTTACCTCGGCTTCGGGATGCCGCTGTCGGTCTTCCTGTTCCACGGGTTCATTAAGACGGTTCCTCTGGAGCTGGAGGAAGCCGCGCGGGTGGACGGCTCGAATCCGTACGGCGTGTTCTTCCGGATCGTCTTCCCGCTGCTGCTGCCAATTATTGTAACCGTCATTATCCTGAATACACTATGGATCTGGAATGACTATCTGCTGCCTGTCCTGGTGATCGGCGGGAATAAGGATCTGACGACCCTGCCCGTAGCTGTGACCAAGTTCTTCGGTCAGTACACCAAGAAGTGGGATCTGGCCCTTGCGGGTCTCGTCATGGCGATCACGCCTATTCTCTTGTTCTTCCTGTCACTCCAGCGTTATATTGTGGAAGGCGTGACGGCAGGCTCCATCAAGGGATGA
- a CDS encoding Nramp family divalent metal transporter: MEQNTAVESSPILKGHTNKHSAQSVLNGDVKGLKRLLPFLGPAFIASVAYLDPGNFATNITAGSKYGYLLLWVIFASNLMAVLIQSLSAKLGIATGKNLPEVAREQFPKGVSIFLWIQSEIVIIATDLAEFIGAALGLYLLFGIPMLPAALITAIGSFAILELQRRGYRTLEAGIAGMVMIVVLAFAFQVIMAKPDAGSVVAGMFTPRFEGVDSILLAAGILGATVMPHAIYLHSSLTQSRIVGIDEREKKQIFRLEFIDILIAMLIAGAVNMAMVIVAAALFFKNGLVVQDLDVAFEQFRNLAGPVTAVSFGLGLLIAGLSSSSVGTMAGDVVMQGFINKKINLYLRRAITIIPPLAIIALGVNATSALVMSQVVLSFGIAFALIPLVIFTSDRRIMQGLANHRITTILGWIISALVVALNLFLVVEMFV; encoded by the coding sequence ATGGAGCAAAATACCGCAGTAGAATCATCCCCTATACTAAAAGGTCATACCAACAAACATTCGGCGCAATCGGTGCTTAACGGAGATGTCAAAGGACTAAAGAGACTTCTTCCTTTTCTGGGCCCGGCTTTTATAGCTTCCGTAGCTTACCTGGACCCCGGCAATTTCGCCACCAATATTACCGCAGGCTCGAAATACGGGTATCTGCTGCTCTGGGTCATTTTCGCCTCGAATCTGATGGCCGTACTCATTCAATCCTTATCCGCCAAGCTTGGTATTGCTACCGGCAAGAATCTGCCGGAGGTCGCGCGGGAGCAATTCCCGAAGGGCGTGTCGATCTTCCTGTGGATTCAGAGTGAAATCGTCATTATCGCTACCGACCTGGCGGAATTCATCGGCGCAGCGCTTGGACTGTATTTACTGTTCGGTATCCCGATGCTGCCGGCTGCACTGATAACCGCTATAGGGTCATTCGCTATTCTGGAGCTTCAGCGGCGCGGCTACCGTACCCTGGAGGCTGGAATCGCCGGTATGGTGATGATCGTAGTTCTGGCTTTTGCATTCCAGGTCATTATGGCGAAGCCGGATGCAGGCAGTGTAGTGGCGGGGATGTTCACCCCCAGATTCGAGGGCGTGGACAGCATTCTGCTGGCTGCCGGGATTCTCGGCGCAACGGTTATGCCCCACGCCATCTATCTGCATTCTTCGCTAACCCAGAGCCGGATCGTCGGGATTGATGAACGGGAGAAGAAGCAGATCTTCCGGCTGGAATTCATCGATATCCTTATCGCGATGCTGATTGCCGGTGCGGTCAATATGGCGATGGTCATTGTGGCGGCCGCGCTGTTCTTTAAGAACGGTCTGGTGGTGCAGGATCTGGATGTCGCCTTCGAGCAGTTCCGCAATCTGGCCGGTCCCGTGACGGCAGTCTCCTTCGGCCTGGGCCTGCTAATCGCAGGGCTATCCAGCTCGTCGGTCGGTACGATGGCCGGTGATGTGGTCATGCAGGGCTTCATTAATAAAAAAATCAACCTCTACCTCCGCCGGGCGATCACCATTATTCCGCCGCTCGCCATCATCGCTTTGGGCGTTAACGCAACCAGCGCACTGGTAATGAGCCAGGTCGTCCTTTCCTTCGGGATTGCCTTCGCCCTGATTCCGCTCGTCATCTTCACCAGTGACCGCCGGATCATGCAGGGGTTGGCGAACCACCGGATCACCACCATCCTCGGCTGGATCATATCTGCCCTGGTGGTCGCCCTGAACCTGTTCCTGGTGGTGGAGATGTTTGTGTAA